TGGCCGCTTTTGCCGCTGGTGCCACGGGCTGGTGCACGGCGGCCCCCAACCTTATTCCGGAGCTGAATGTGGACCTGTACGAGGCAGTACAGCGCCAGGACCTTACCGAAGCTAGGCAGCTATTTTACCAGCAATTAGCGCTGCTTCAGTTCATTGTAGCCAAAGGCTTGCCCCGCGCTATTAAGGCTGGGCTGGAGCTGCTAGGTGAGAAAGCTGGCGAGCTACGAGCCCCACTGCAGCCCCTCAGCGGGGCGGAACAGCAAGAGCTAGGCCGTATTCTAACCCAGGTGCAACTGCCTGCCAGTGTGGGCTAACGAAGGGCTTGACACTGGCAACCTACGCTAACTGCCCACCAACTGGTGAAGCGCACCGTGTGCGACACGCAACCCGTGACGGTCGAGTACGAGAGCACGGCGCACAGCCGCACCTTGCTGCAAGTGGTGCAAGCCATGAGCGATTGGTGCTACCTGCACCACGAAACAATAGTGGGCCACAAAAGGGCTGACGACCCGTCCTTAGCCACTTCCGCTACAGCTAGCAGCGAAGTAGCAGACTCGTGATGAACGGGTAGCAAAAGTATTGGAGAGCAGATAGCATCTGGGGCGGTATTGCCGCCTCCGAAATAACCTTGTACGCCCTAGCCTTCGGAACATGGCTAGGGCGCTAGTGGGTACTCCCTCTATGTTCCGCCCAGCAGGCTGACATTTAGGCACCTCTACAGCGCTAAATTGCGTTAAGGTAGTTTTCCTCTGCCCTAAACCGAGAAAACTACCACTTGCTCGGGCGCGCTAGGCAGCGGTTTTCGGCTCCTCACCTAGAAGCATCCTTATGAGAAAATCGACGACCCTTTTGCTTTTTAGTAGCTTTTGCCTCCTGCAGCTGGGAAATATTAGCTGCACCAGCAAGCAAAGCTCGGACGAGAGAAATACGACCGAGCCTTCCTCAACGGCCTTTTTAGCCGACGAACCTTCCGCCGACGATGGCCCAAAAAGCACTGCCTCCGCGGGTATGGGCAACTTTGTCAAGGCTTCTAAAGCGGCGACGCCCGCGGTCGTACACATCAAAACCACATATGGAGCTTCCGAGGAGTATGATGACCCGTTTGGTCAGTCGTACGACTCACCTTCCGGGGGCGGCACGGCCATGGCTTCCGGCTCCGGGGTTCTGCTCACTGGCAACGGCTACATCGCCACCAACAATCACGTGGTGGAAAATGCCGCCAAGATTGACGTGGTCTTGCCTGACAACCGACAGTTTTCCGCGGAGTTGATCGGCCGGGACCCCAACACGGACCTAGCCCTCATCAAAATCAAAGCCGACCACCTGCCCAGCATCAAACTCGGCAACTCCGATAGTGTGCAGGTTGGGGAATGGGTGGTCGCTGTGGGGTATCCTTTTTCGCTGAATACCACCGTCACGGCGGGCATCGTCAGTGCGAAAGCGCGCAGCATCGGGATTATCAACCGGCCCAGCAGCAACGGCTATGCGGAGCCTAGGGGCAACTTAGGCGTGGAATCATTCATCCAAACCGATGCCGCCATCAACCCCGGCAACAGCGGGGGCGCGCTAGTCAATACCAATGGCGAATTGATTGGCATTAACTCGGCCATTGCCTCACAAACTGGCAGCTACGCGGGCTATGCGTTTGCCATCCCGGTGAATCTAGCCAAGAAGATCCTAGGAGATTTACGAGAATTTGGCGCGGTAAAACGCGGGCTGCTCGGCGTGTCTTACCCTTCCCCCACCGCCGAGGCGCAATACTTACAGCAGCAGGGGCTGCAGCCCGGAGCGGTACGAGGCGTTTACATCACGGGGGTGCTAGACAACAGCGCCGCTGCTGCGGCCGGCTTACAGGCCGGTGATATTATCCAGAGCATCGACGGCTTAGCCTTGAATTCGTCGGCTGAATTTTCCGAACGCATTGCCCGGCACCGCCCCGGCGACGTAGTCAAGCTCACCTACTTACGTAATAAGAATAGCCGCTCCACCTCAGCCACGCTCAAAGGCGAGGCCACCACGGCGACAGCGAAAAGCAATGCCGACCTAGATAAAATCTATAATCGACTCGGGGCTAGCTTCTCTCCGTTGCCTGGCTCGCTGAAACAGCGCCTGAATCTGCGGGCGGGCGTATTGGTGAGTGAGGTCCGGCAAGGTGGCTTCTTTGAGCACATCGGCATTCCCAGCGGCACGATCATCGCCTTCATCAATGGTAAATCCATCGACACGCCCCAGGATATTGACCGCGCCTTGCTGTCGGCCCAAAGCGGCACCATCCAGATGCTAGCAATTGCACCGGATGGCTCACGGGTGGTCTTTAATTTCTCGCTCGGCGCCTAGGCTAGCCGGCAAGAGAAAGCACAAATCGACTCACTCGCTGGTGGGGTAGCTGAACTTGAACGCCAGCCTATGGTTTGTGCCCACCCTGATGGTGGCCAGAGCCATCTTACTAGCTTTCGCACTAATCTTCGTAGATGTACGCCTCAACCTGGGTACAAGAGCACTCGACTGTTGTTTAAATTGTCTAGCAAAATAACGGCTTCAAAAACGCAGTTTTTATGGTACTGTTAGGGCGGGCCTACTAACTAAAAGATAGTCACCAGCATCCGTAGTATATGCCGTAGAATTAGTAGTACTTAATGGCACATTCATCGACGCTGCTCGAGGCAAGATGAGCTAGGATCAATTGTGTTGCTATTCGCCGTGTACTATGCCTTCTTATGCTAACCTCAAGACTACTATTTCCATTGAAGGAAAGGCTATTGCAACGTTCCAAACCCTTTCCATCACGCAATCCATTCACACACAGCACCGATTTGAAGTAGCATTTGAATACGAGCAGGTGGAAGCTAGCTTCACCTTCAAATCAAATGCAATACAGGAGCTAGCTGGCAAAAACATTAGCCTGAAGATTGAAAGCACAGACTCCGCGACTGCCAAGCTAACATTCAATGGCGTTATCGCGGAGGTAGAGCTGGTGCAGCCCGATACAGCCTTTTTGGGTTCAATGGTAGTGCGAGGATACGGGCTACCGTACAAGCTAGCTACTGTACCGGGGATCAGCGCCTACTACGGTATGAACGTGACGGATCTGGTGACCAACTGCCTGAGTGCCTATTCCGACCCCAAAGAAGTAAGCGCGCCCCTAGGTCCTAGCCACGTTCTGCCCTATGCGGTGCGCTACCGCGAAACCTACTGGAACTTTCTACGCCGCCTAGCTTACGACTATGGTGCTTGGTTTTATTATGATGGTGTAAAGCTGCATTTTACGACCACGCCGGGCGGCACGCCTGTTCCGCTAACCTTCGGTCTTAATCTAAGCCATTTACGATCAGGCACACGGGCCGCTCCTCAGTTTGTGAGCCAATACGACTATTTCTCAGCCGATGATACCGACGCTTCTGCCGAGGGTACGGCCAATGCGTCGCTCTTTGTAGCCGCTGCGGGAAATAATCAGCCTGGGTATCGGCGCTCATTGGCGGCGGCGGATGTCAAGCAGTTCGCGAGCAACCGCAGTGCCTCCTTCGGGGCCGATAGCAGCTATGTCGCCGGCGATTCGGAAGTACCGGGTATCTCCGTAGGCACGACGGTGCGCATCAGTGACCAGCGCTCCGGCGCGCCCTTGGGCGACTTCAACGTGATTGAAGTGACCCACCACATTGACAAAACGCAACGCTACCACAATCATTTTGAGGCTATTCCAGCCACCGTGAAGGTGATGCCCCCAGGGCCGCTTGAGCGACCAATGTGCGCACCGCAGCTCGGGAAGGTGATGGATAACAAGGACCCTAAAAAGCTAGGGAGGGTTCAGGTACAGCTGCAATGGATGAAAGACTCCGAGAAGACGCCCTGGCTACGCGTGCTAGCACCACATTATGGCCTAGATGCTAAACAGAAGAAAAGCCGGGGCTTCCTATTCGTACCTGAAGTAAACGACCAAGTGATGGTTGGTTTTCAGCACGGCGACCCCGAACGGCCTTTTGTGTTCGGGGCTATGCCGCACGGCAAGAATGCCGCCGTGCCTGATCCGGCGAAAGAGCGTCACCTCAGCGTCAACAGCGGTACAACCATCACGTTTTTGGATACAGAAACCAAGCACGAGCTGCACCTGCAAGTCGACGACAAGAACTTGATTACTATTGTGGTAGACAATGGGCAAGGCACTATTACGCTCAATGCCAGCAAAAGCCTCGTCCTGAAAGCCACTCAGGAGATTACGCTCGACGCGCCCAAAATTGCTATTACCGGCGACAACGTCACGATCAAAGGCACCGCCAAGACGGCCATTAGTGGAGCGGCTGTTGAAGTGAAGGCCGATGCCGAGTTGAAGGCCTCGGGTGCCACAGTGAAGATAGCAGGCACAGGCATGGCCACACTGGAAAGCTCGGGGGTTACGACGGTAAAGGGCTCGGTGGTCATGATTAACTAGCAGACCATGCACCCTAGCCCTCAGCCTATTGTCGTCGCACAGCTGCCACTGGTTAGCCACTGGCAGGCCTTCTACCAGACCCCTTCCCTACGCCTGAACCGCTGGCTAACGACCGAAGCCAACCGGCCTTTGCTGCACGACTACTTAGTTGGGCTAAGTAGCGGATCAGAAGCACCGGTTTATAAGGTCTTAAGTCAGAATTGGACCGCCGTAAAAGAGCAACAAGCTAGCTTGCCAGCCGCTGTTGTATGGCTTGATTTGAGTGTACCCGAAACGTGGACAAGCACGGAAGAAGCATTACGTACTAGTCTTGCTAGTGTAGGTCCACAGCGTTTTATTGTGCTGGAAGATGCGGAGAAAGTA
This Hymenobacter sp. GOD-10R DNA region includes the following protein-coding sequences:
- a CDS encoding type VI secretion system Vgr family protein, whose protein sequence is MPSYANLKTTISIEGKAIATFQTLSITQSIHTQHRFEVAFEYEQVEASFTFKSNAIQELAGKNISLKIESTDSATAKLTFNGVIAEVELVQPDTAFLGSMVVRGYGLPYKLATVPGISAYYGMNVTDLVTNCLSAYSDPKEVSAPLGPSHVLPYAVRYRETYWNFLRRLAYDYGAWFYYDGVKLHFTTTPGGTPVPLTFGLNLSHLRSGTRAAPQFVSQYDYFSADDTDASAEGTANASLFVAAAGNNQPGYRRSLAAADVKQFASNRSASFGADSSYVAGDSEVPGISVGTTVRISDQRSGAPLGDFNVIEVTHHIDKTQRYHNHFEAIPATVKVMPPGPLERPMCAPQLGKVMDNKDPKKLGRVQVQLQWMKDSEKTPWLRVLAPHYGLDAKQKKSRGFLFVPEVNDQVMVGFQHGDPERPFVFGAMPHGKNAAVPDPAKERHLSVNSGTTITFLDTETKHELHLQVDDKNLITIVVDNGQGTITLNASKSLVLKATQEITLDAPKIAITGDNVTIKGTAKTAISGAAVEVKADAELKASGATVKIAGTGMATLESSGVTTVKGSVVMIN
- a CDS encoding winged helix-turn-helix transcriptional regulator, yielding MKRTVCDTQPVTVEYESTAHSRTLLQVVQAMSDWCYLHHETIVGHKRADDPSLATSATASSEVADS
- a CDS encoding trypsin-like peptidase domain-containing protein; the encoded protein is MGNFVKASKAATPAVVHIKTTYGASEEYDDPFGQSYDSPSGGGTAMASGSGVLLTGNGYIATNNHVVENAAKIDVVLPDNRQFSAELIGRDPNTDLALIKIKADHLPSIKLGNSDSVQVGEWVVAVGYPFSLNTTVTAGIVSAKARSIGIINRPSSNGYAEPRGNLGVESFIQTDAAINPGNSGGALVNTNGELIGINSAIASQTGSYAGYAFAIPVNLAKKILGDLREFGAVKRGLLGVSYPSPTAEAQYLQQQGLQPGAVRGVYITGVLDNSAAAAAGLQAGDIIQSIDGLALNSSAEFSERIARHRPGDVVKLTYLRNKNSRSTSATLKGEATTATAKSNADLDKIYNRLGASFSPLPGSLKQRLNLRAGVLVSEVRQGGFFEHIGIPSGTIIAFINGKSIDTPQDIDRALLSAQSGTIQMLAIAPDGSRVVFNFSLGA